A DNA window from Chryseobacterium sp. MEBOG06 contains the following coding sequences:
- a CDS encoding glycoside hydrolase family 3 C-terminal domain-containing protein, which yields MAQTNTTLPVYLDESKPVEQRIQDALSRMTLEEKVAMLHAQSKFSSPGVPRLGIPEFWTTDGPHGVRPEVMWDEWDQAGWTNDSIIAYPALTALSATWNKKMSWNYGKALGEEARYRKKDILLGPGVNIYRTPLNGRNFEYMGEDPYLTSKMVVPYIKGVQSNGVATSVKHFALNNQEMFRHTSNVNVDDRTLYEIYLPPFKAAVTEGDSWTIMGAYDMYKGQYASQNQYLLNDILKKEWNYKGVVVSDWGAVNNTEQAIHNGLDVEFGSWTNGLSAGTKNAYDNYYLAKPYLDLIKAGKVGTKELDDKVTRLLRLAYKTTMNRNKPFGNVASEEHKAIAKEIGEEGIVLLKNQGNILPIDINKAKKIAVIGENAIKIMTVGGGSSSLKVKYEALPLDGIKSRFGKQADVQYARGYVGDIGGEYNGVKSGQDLKDTRSESELINEAVELAKKSDYVIFVGGLNKADFQDSEGNDRKSYGLPYNQDHVITALAKANKNLAVVLVTGNAVAMPWIKEVPTVVQAWYLGSEAGNSIAAILAGDANPSGKLPFTFPVKLEDNSAHQLGEYPGQKDELAAGKGKDQKNPINITYNEGIFVGYRWHDTKNIKPLFSFGHGLSYTTFEFGKAKADQTMISQDGKITFTVSVKNTGKKAGAEVAQLYISDLKSSVPRPAKELKGFEKVFLNPGEQKEVTFTIDKTALSYFDAGKHDWVAEPGDFEAQIGNSSDAIKTKVKFTLK from the coding sequence ATGGCTCAGACCAATACTACTCTACCGGTATATCTAGATGAATCCAAACCAGTAGAACAGCGTATTCAGGATGCACTTTCCAGAATGACTCTGGAGGAGAAAGTAGCTATGCTTCATGCGCAATCTAAATTCAGTTCACCGGGTGTTCCGAGACTGGGAATTCCGGAATTCTGGACAACAGACGGCCCTCATGGAGTAAGACCTGAAGTCATGTGGGACGAGTGGGACCAGGCAGGATGGACCAACGACTCTATCATCGCTTATCCCGCCCTTACTGCTTTATCTGCAACATGGAATAAAAAAATGTCATGGAACTACGGCAAAGCTTTGGGTGAAGAAGCCCGTTACAGAAAAAAAGATATTCTTTTAGGCCCTGGAGTTAATATCTACAGAACACCCTTAAACGGAAGAAATTTTGAATATATGGGGGAAGATCCTTATCTGACCTCAAAAATGGTAGTCCCTTATATTAAAGGAGTACAGTCTAATGGTGTGGCAACTTCTGTAAAGCATTTTGCCCTGAACAATCAGGAAATGTTCCGTCACACAAGTAATGTAAATGTAGACGACAGAACCCTTTATGAAATCTACCTTCCGCCTTTCAAAGCAGCAGTAACTGAAGGGGATTCCTGGACGATCATGGGGGCCTATGATATGTACAAAGGCCAGTATGCAAGCCAGAACCAGTACCTTTTAAATGATATTTTGAAAAAAGAATGGAATTATAAAGGAGTGGTAGTTTCCGACTGGGGTGCTGTAAACAATACCGAGCAGGCTATTCACAATGGCCTTGATGTTGAATTCGGCTCATGGACCAACGGGCTTTCTGCCGGAACCAAAAATGCTTACGACAATTACTATCTTGCCAAACCTTATCTTGATCTGATTAAGGCTGGAAAAGTAGGAACAAAAGAACTTGATGACAAAGTAACCAGACTGCTTCGCCTTGCCTATAAAACCACCATGAACCGCAACAAGCCTTTTGGAAATGTTGCATCTGAAGAGCACAAAGCAATCGCAAAGGAAATTGGAGAAGAAGGAATTGTTTTACTGAAAAACCAAGGAAATATTCTTCCTATTGATATCAATAAGGCTAAAAAAATTGCTGTTATCGGTGAAAATGCCATTAAGATCATGACGGTCGGTGGTGGTTCTTCCTCATTAAAAGTAAAATATGAAGCACTCCCTTTAGACGGAATCAAATCCAGGTTTGGAAAACAGGCTGATGTGCAGTATGCCAGAGGCTATGTGGGAGATATTGGCGGAGAATATAATGGCGTAAAATCCGGACAGGATTTAAAAGATACCCGTTCAGAATCTGAACTGATCAATGAAGCTGTAGAATTGGCAAAAAAATCAGATTATGTAATTTTTGTAGGCGGATTAAATAAAGCTGATTTCCAGGATAGTGAAGGAAATGACAGAAAAAGCTACGGACTTCCTTACAATCAGGACCACGTGATCACTGCTCTTGCTAAAGCCAATAAAAACCTGGCTGTTGTTTTAGTGACCGGAAATGCTGTAGCAATGCCATGGATCAAAGAAGTTCCAACTGTAGTACAGGCATGGTACCTTGGTTCTGAAGCAGGAAACTCCATTGCAGCTATTTTAGCAGGTGATGCTAATCCTTCAGGAAAACTTCCGTTTACGTTCCCTGTAAAACTTGAAGACAACTCAGCACATCAGCTGGGAGAATATCCTGGACAGAAAGATGAGCTGGCTGCAGGAAAAGGAAAGGATCAGAAAAACCCAATCAATATTACCTATAACGAAGGTATTTTTGTAGGTTACCGCTGGCACGACACTAAAAATATAAAACCATTATTCAGCTTTGGACACGGACTGAGTTATACGACTTTCGAGTTTGGAAAAGCAAAGGCTGATCAAACTATGATTTCACAAGACGGTAAAATCACTTTTACAGTAAGTGTAAAAAATACCGGAAAAAAAGCCGGAGCGGAAGTTGCCCAGCTATACATCAGTGATTTAAAATCATCTGTTCCACGTCCTGCAAAGGAATTAAAAGGTTTTGAAAAAGTATTCTTAAATCCTGGCGAACAGAAAGAAGTAACTTTTACAATTGATAAAACCGCATTAAGTTATTTTGATGCCGGCAAACACGATTGGGTAGCTGAACCCGGAGACTTCGAAGCACAGATCGGAAATTCCTCAGATGCTATTAAAACAAAAGTGAAATTCACTCTGAAATAA